ATTAATGGAATATACAGCAACATCTACTATATAAATGACAACCTTGATAAGAGAACTTGGACGTACATTTTTGGAGCCTGCTGTGCAACAACTGTGTTTATTCCTTCATTCCATAACTACAGAGTTTGGTCATTTCTTGGCCTTATGATGACTTCTTACACTGCATGGTACCTGACAATTGCCTCCCTTCTCCATGGACAGGTACATGACATAGCAgctttatacatatatatgatcTGTCATGTTTTATTCTCTATCCCTCAAAAATTCTCTTTGTTTTTACATGGGAAAGATTGATGGGGTGAAGCACTCAGGTCCAAACAAGATGGTTCTCTACTTCACTGGAGCCACCAACATTCTTTACACCTTTGGTGGTCATGCTGTCACTGTGTGAGCATTTCAACCTAAAAAATCTATACATCTTTTAGTGATATAATTGGACTTGGATTATAATCATtgttaaatatgtgttttaattgTAGGGAGATCATGCATGCTATGTGGAAGCCACAAAAGTTCAAAATGATATACTTGATAGCAACACTTTATGTGTTAACCCTAACTTTACCATCAGCTTCTGCTGTTTACTGGGCTTTTGGGGATTTGCTTCTTACCCATTCCAATGCTTTATCATTGCTACCAAGGTCTGGTTTCAGAGACACTGCTGTTATTCTCATGCTCATTCATCAGGTCTGTGTTTATGAACTTCAGATTCATTCATGGTAGTGAAAAAGTATGTAAActaacttcttcttttttttcagtTTATTACATTTGGATTTGCCTGCACTCCTTTATACTTTGTGTGGGAGAAATTCATTGGGGTGCATGAAACCAAGAGTGTGTTCAAGAGAGCACTGGCTAGACTCCCTGTAGTGATCCCAATCTGGTTCTTGGCTATTATCTTCCCTTTCTTTGGCCCTATCAATTCAACTGTTGGATCTCTCCTTGTCAGCTTCACTGTTTACATTATCCCTTCATTAGCACACATGATTACTTTTGCACCTTCATCCGCACGAGAGGTTAGCCATACTTTTTGTTCaattatcatcatcatcctcTCAATAACTATTACTgatgttttcttctttgttttctgtTTTGCAGAATGCAGTGGAGAGACCACCATCATTCCTTGGAGGGTGGGCGGGCATGTACTCCATCAACATCTTTGTTGTAGTATGGGTGTTGATTGTGGGATTTGGATTTGGAGGATGGGCAAGCATGCTTAATTTCATACAACAGATTAATACATTTGGTTTATTCACCAAATGCTATCAATGCCCTCATAAGGCTTGAAATATATGGAtttattatcatcttcttcccaaATGATTAACAAAGTTTTAAGatacttttctttttaagtgTGTAAAGAGATTG
This genomic stretch from Gossypium raimondii isolate GPD5lz chromosome 6, ASM2569854v1, whole genome shotgun sequence harbors:
- the LOC105773444 gene encoding auxin transporter-like protein 3; translation: MASEKVETVVAGNYIEMEREEGDSKSAKNKLSNLFWHGGSVYDAWFSCASNQVAQVLLTLPYSFSQLGMLSGILFQLFYGLMGSWTAYLISLLYVEYRTRKEREKVDFRNHVIQWFEVLDGLLGKHWRNIGLFFNCTFLLFGSVIQLIACASNIYYINDNLDKRTWTYIFGACCATTVFIPSFHNYRVWSFLGLMMTSYTAWYLTIASLLHGQIDGVKHSGPNKMVLYFTGATNILYTFGGHAVTVEIMHAMWKPQKFKMIYLIATLYVLTLTLPSASAVYWAFGDLLLTHSNALSLLPRSGFRDTAVILMLIHQFITFGFACTPLYFVWEKFIGVHETKSVFKRALARLPVVIPIWFLAIIFPFFGPINSTVGSLLVSFTVYIIPSLAHMITFAPSSARENAVERPPSFLGGWAGMYSINIFVVVWVLIVGFGFGGWASMLNFIQQINTFGLFTKCYQCPHKA